The DNA segment ATAATTTGTGATTGGGATGGATTATTTTATGATGTGTAACAACCGATAACTCAATATTGAGATCTCAACAAATTCGAGTAAAACGACTATGAAACGTAAAGGTATTATTTTAGCGGGTGGTTCAGGTACACGCCTTCATCCTGCAACCTTGGCAATCTCTAAACAACTTTTGCCAGTCTACGATAAGCCAATGGTGTACTACCCACTGTCCACCTTAATGCTCGCAGGTATTCGTGAGATCCTGATTATCTCTACCCCTCAAGATATTCCTCGCTATCAACAACTTTTGGGTGACGGAAGTCAATGGGGTATTTCTTTAAGCTATATCGTTCAACCCAGCCCTGATGGTTTGGCGCAAGCCTTTATCTTGGGTGAAGAATTTATCGGTGAAGACCAGTGTGCATTGGTACTCGGTGACAATATCTTCTTTGGTCATGACTTTAAACTACTTCTGGCAAATGCAAGTGCCAAAGAATCAGGTGCGACCGTCTTTGCTTACCACGTTCATGATCCAGAGCGTTATGGCGTTGCTGAATTTGATAAAGCCGGTAAAGTACTGTCTTTAGAAGAAAAACCAAAGCAGCCTAAATCAAACTATGCGATCACTGGTCTTTATTTCTATGATAAAGATGTGGTTAAGCTTGCCAAACAAATCAAACCCTCGCCACGTGGTGAGCTTGAGATCACCGATCTCAATCAATTGTATTTAGATCAAGGTAACCTTTCGGTTGAGCTCATGGGACGTGGACATGCTTGGCTCGATACCGGGACGCATGACTCATTACTTGAAGCCAGTCAGTT comes from the Aquirhabdus parva genome and includes:
- the rfbA gene encoding glucose-1-phosphate thymidylyltransferase RfbA; amino-acid sequence: MKRKGIILAGGSGTRLHPATLAISKQLLPVYDKPMVYYPLSTLMLAGIREILIISTPQDIPRYQQLLGDGSQWGISLSYIVQPSPDGLAQAFILGEEFIGEDQCALVLGDNIFFGHDFKLLLANASAKESGATVFAYHVHDPERYGVAEFDKAGKVLSLEEKPKQPKSNYAITGLYFYDKDVVKLAKQIKPSPRGELEITDLNQLYLDQGNLSVELMGRGHAWLDTGTHDSLLEASQFIATVEKRQGLKIACPEEIAFHSNWINREQLAELAKPLAKNGYGQYLLNLLKEHIF